In the genome of Variibacter gotjawalensis, one region contains:
- a CDS encoding tripartite tricarboxylate transporter substrate-binding protein, which produces MFRFLKPLTATALLMALAAPVQAQSTITIVNPYAAGGGTDTVARLIAERMQRELGKNVIVENVVGGGSTIANERVARSTPDGSMVLINHVALLAAPSLFTNLRYDTKTAFEPVGLVNNAPMLLVGRKTLPGKDQKEMVAWIKEQGAKANFAHGGVGTNSHLCAVMIGNVLGFRPTVAPYRGSGPAIADLLASQIDLLCDQATNALPQVQAGALNGIAVTSKTRLEQLPDVPTTAEVGMPEVGYTMWHGLYVAKGTPKATVDALNAALRKAVSDPGVREKLKQLGTVPFPDDQMSPDAHAKLFESDLPRVAKLVESSGVKASEAK; this is translated from the coding sequence TAACCGCAACGGCTTTGCTGATGGCGCTGGCAGCGCCCGTCCAGGCGCAATCGACGATCACGATCGTAAATCCTTACGCGGCCGGCGGCGGCACCGACACGGTCGCCCGCCTCATCGCCGAGCGCATGCAACGCGAACTCGGCAAAAACGTCATCGTCGAAAATGTTGTCGGCGGCGGCAGCACGATCGCAAACGAGCGTGTTGCGCGCTCGACGCCAGACGGCTCGATGGTCCTGATCAACCACGTCGCGCTGCTGGCGGCGCCGAGCCTGTTCACCAATCTGCGCTACGACACCAAGACCGCATTCGAGCCCGTCGGCCTCGTCAACAATGCGCCGATGCTCTTGGTCGGCCGCAAAACGCTTCCGGGCAAGGACCAGAAAGAGATGGTCGCCTGGATCAAGGAACAAGGCGCAAAGGCAAATTTCGCACACGGCGGCGTCGGCACCAACAGCCACCTCTGCGCCGTGATGATCGGCAACGTGCTCGGCTTCCGCCCGACCGTCGCGCCGTATCGCGGCTCAGGTCCGGCGATTGCCGACCTCCTCGCGAGCCAGATCGATCTCCTCTGCGATCAAGCGACCAACGCGCTGCCGCAGGTGCAGGCCGGCGCGCTCAACGGCATCGCGGTGACGTCGAAGACGCGCCTCGAACAACTGCCCGACGTTCCGACAACCGCGGAAGTCGGCATGCCGGAAGTCGGCTACACGATGTGGCATGGACTCTATGTCGCGAAGGGTACGCCGAAGGCGACCGTCGATGCGCTCAACGCTGCGCTGCGCAAAGCCGTGTCCGACCCCGGCGTGCGCGAAAAGCTCAAACAGCTCGGCACCGTGCCGTTCCCGGACGATCAGATGTCGCCGGATGCGCATGCGAAACTCTTCGAGAGCGATCTGCC